The segment TCCAATTGGGTGTCGATGTCGCTGCTGTGCTCGCTGAGCGCGGCGGCGTCTGCAAAGGCACGGTCAGCCGCTTTCTGCTGGCCTGTTTCCGCGTAGAGCAGGCCCAAGCTCTGTAACACCCCAGTTTGAACCTGGGGGTTGCTCAGGGCACGGGCGACGTGCAGGGCGCCGGAGAGCAGCGCCTCTGCCTCAGGGTAGTTGCCGCATTGCCGGGCCATTTCGCCGCTGTTCAGGGACATCAAGCATTCTGCGGCCTCGTTTCCAGCGCGGGCGGCCACATCCTTGGCCCGCAGAAACTGTTCATAGGCCTCCTCATACTGGTGCGTGGTCTCATGGATCAATCCCAAGCCGGAATACACGTGTAGGGCGGATTCGAGTGGCTCAGCGCAGCGTGGCAACAAGAGTTGAGCCTGCGTCAGGGCTTCGACCGCTTCGGGGAGCCTCGCCTGCGCGTCAAGGATCAGCGCGGTGTTGCACAGCGCGCGGATCTGGCCGTCCACGTCCCCGAGCCGTTGGCGCAGGAGGAAGGCTTGGGCAATCAGGTTCAGCGCCTCGTCACTGTTCCCGGTGCGGTGGCGAACTTGGGCCAGGAACGACGTGGCGGCGGCCTGATGTGACAGGAGTTGCGTGGAAGCCGCTTCGTCTAGCGCGGCCCGAAAGTGTTGTGCGGCCTCGTGCAGCCGCCCGGTGCGGGTATCGGCCTGGCCGAGCAGCAAGGCGTACCGAACACGCTGCTCGGCGGTCTGGGGTGAGCAGGCGTCCAGCTGCACCCGCAGCCGCTCCAGCGCCCCGATCCGCAGCAGGATATCGGCGGCCATCAGCCGCAGATCCGGCCCGCACGTCGGATCGGGGCAGCCCTGTTCGATCAGTACGGTGAACCGCTCGAGCGCCTGTTCGGGGTGCGCAGCGCTTAGGGTCTGCAGGTTCGCTCGGGCGGCGACGTGCAGGCAACTCGTTGTGTCTGCGTGGGCAAAGACTGAACCAGGCCGGGTCACGCTAGCGGGTCAGCGCGTCGAGATCGATGCGCCCCACCCCCAGTTTTCCGGTGTAGCCGGCGTTGCCGCTCAGGTCGCCGATGTTCTGCGCGGTCGCTTTCAGGCGCTCCGTGCTGTTGGCCGCCGAGCGGGCCGGCCCATGGGTCATTGCCAGCGCGACGCTGCCGGCCACCAGCGGGGCGCTCATGGAGGTGCCGCTCCAAGCTGCGGCTTGACCTTCAGGGGCTGGGCCGACCATGCCCTCGCCGGGGGCCAGCAGAGTGAGGGAGCCGTACTGCGAGAATGAACTCTTGCTCCCAGCGTGATTCACGCTGCCCACCGCGAGGTTCGCCGAGGTCAACCCAAATTCGGCGGCAGGATAATCTAGTCCCTCCCAGCCCTGGTTGCCCGCACTGGCCACCACCACCGCACCCAGCGCGTTGGCGTACTGGATGGCCTGCGTGACCGCTTGAACCGGCACGCCCGCCCCCAACGAGAGGTTGATGACGTTCGCGCCGTGGTCGGCGGCCCACACAATGGCCTGCGCCAGATCATCGACGTCACCCTGGCCCTGCTCGTCGAGCACCCGCAGCGGCATGACCCGTGCGCCGGGCGCCACGGTCAGGCTCAGGCCTGCGACTTCAGAGCCGTGCCCGACTGCGCCGCTGCCCATCTGGCCTTGATCTTGGGGCTGATCGTCGTTATCCACGAAGTCTTTCCAAGTGTGGACGGGACTGAGGCGTCCGGCAAAGGCCGGGTGGTTGAGATCCACTCCAGTGTCGATCACGGCGATGGTGACCCCCATCCCAGGTGTGCGGCCCTGCGCCGTGATACGGGCCTGCGCAGCGTCCAGTCCAATCGAGGTGTATTCCGCATAGTTGGCCGTGTTCGCGGCAGAGGCGCCGCTGCCGCTGCCCCAGAGGCCAATCGTTCCACTGCCCCACAGGCCAATCGTGCCGCTGCCCCAGAGACCAATGGTTCCACTGCCCCAGAGACCAATGGTTCCACTGCTGTTGAAATTGAGCACGCGGAAGACGTCTGCATTGCGCTCGACCGTCACGTCCGGATCGCGTTCAAGCGCTGCGCTTCTCAACGGT is part of the Deinococcus sp. QL22 genome and harbors:
- a CDS encoding S8 family serine peptidase, with translation MRLTHFTLPLFTALLLAGCAAPTGPQAPAASDEYVMTVQTPDPALSNAQLSARYGGAVVIRTPNFALLRVVGGPLRSAALERDPDVTVERNADVFRVLNFNSSGTIGLWGSGTIGLWGSGTIGLWGSGTIGLWGSGSGASAANTANYAEYTSIGLDAAQARITAQGRTPGMGVTIAVIDTGVDLNHPAFAGRLSPVHTWKDFVDNDDQPQDQGQMGSGAVGHGSEVAGLSLTVAPGARVMPLRVLDEQGQGDVDDLAQAIVWAADHGANVINLSLGAGVPVQAVTQAIQYANALGAVVVASAGNQGWEGLDYPAAEFGLTSANLAVGSVNHAGSKSSFSQYGSLTLLAPGEGMVGPAPEGQAAAWSGTSMSAPLVAGSVALAMTHGPARSAANSTERLKATAQNIGDLSGNAGYTGKLGVGRIDLDALTR